GGACTGTAAGCCTCCGGGCAGGACACTGTGCCAGGTGCATAGTTCCCTTTTTTTTCAGAACCTTATATGTAATTGAGAATGAATTTTTCTAAGAATTACAAATATACCGAAATCAGTGAAGTCATGTATGTGTTGTATATTTTGCTCTGACTTTTCATAAACACTAATTAACATACCAGTAATTATTTCCCCCCATTTTTACAGGAACTAAAAAAACATTTCCAACCCTGACTTCTGATGGATACAGCTTCTCTCATACCTTTATCCAAAATCCTGCTTGTTTTTACAGCCATGGTTCTGGGTATAAAGTTTCGCCTGGGTATTGGTTTATCCATTCTCGGTGGAAGCGTTCTTACAGGTTTTTTATTTCAAATTCCCTTCACCCAGTGGATATTGATAGCCGTTAGCTCATTGTTAGATTACAAACTTGTATTACTGGCAATGATCGTCACTCTTATAATGCTTCTCAGCAGAATCCTTGAAAATACAGGTCAAAGCAAAAGGTTGATGCGGGAACTTTCCGGAATTTTACCCTGGCCCAAGTTCAGGCTGGCCTTTTTTCCTGCTCTGATAGGTTTGCTGCCCATGCCGGGTGGTGCTGTTTTTTCAGCCCCAATGGTCAAAACCGCTGCCCAGGGCCATGGTCTTTCCGGCAAAGAAAAAGTTTTGATAAATTACTGGTTCAGGCATGTTTGGGAGTTAATATGGCCTCTTTATCCGGGGCTGATACTTGCTGCACACCTGTCCGGCATCCCTCTGGTCAAGCTTCTTGGATACACCTGGCCTGGAATGGTAATCTGCGTTCTTCTTGGATGGTATTTTTACCTGTATCCTATAAAAAAACTGAGCTACCCTGAACAAATTCCGAAATTCTCTGCTGGAAATACTTTTTATGAATCCTTTCCACTGCTTATGGCCATTGCAGGGTCATTAAGTCTTGAAGCCCTGGTCTGGTCTCTAAACTTGCCCTTTGACCCGGAAACAGGTCTTGTGGCAGGTCTTTTTATAGCAATAGTTATCTGCGCTGTTCAAAACAAAGTTCCCATGTCTTCAGTGATGGGTTATTTCAAAGAAAAGCATTTATGGCAGATGGTTTTCGTCATACTCAGCATCTTTGTATTCAAGGGTATCCTTGATAAGGGCGGGATAGTAGGTGAGATTTCAGGTTCTATCTCAGGCAAGTCTGCCCTGCTTGCTGCAACAGCTCTTTTGCCCATGATTGTGGGTCTGATTTCAGGAATCACCATTGCGTTTGTGGGCTCAACATTTCCGCTGATCATCGGGGTGGTGGATCAATTGGGGATCGAGCTAAATACTGCTTATGTGGTTCTGGGCCTTTTTTCAGGTTTAGCAGGGGTGATGGTGTCGCCGATTCATATCTGCTTTATTCTCACCTGCGAGTT
The window above is part of the Desulfonatronovibrio magnus genome. Proteins encoded here:
- a CDS encoding DUF401 family protein, giving the protein MDTASLIPLSKILLVFTAMVLGIKFRLGIGLSILGGSVLTGFLFQIPFTQWILIAVSSLLDYKLVLLAMIVTLIMLLSRILENTGQSKRLMRELSGILPWPKFRLAFFPALIGLLPMPGGAVFSAPMVKTAAQGHGLSGKEKVLINYWFRHVWELIWPLYPGLILAAHLSGIPLVKLLGYTWPGMVICVLLGWYFYLYPIKKLSYPEQIPKFSAGNTFYESFPLLMAIAGSLSLEALVWSLNLPFDPETGLVAGLFIAIVICAVQNKVPMSSVMGYFKEKHLWQMVFVILSIFVFKGILDKGGIVGEISGSISGKSALLAATALLPMIVGLISGITIAFVGSTFPLIIGVVDQLGIELNTAYVVLGLFSGLAGVMVSPIHICFILTCEFFHTNIAKVWPGLFLPSLLLFLSGIVYFFILA